A window of Candidatus Nanoarchaeia archaeon contains these coding sequences:
- a CDS encoding phenylalanine--tRNA ligase subunit alpha, whose product MASQQIPELLETLHPLERRVLPHLLKDPDLASVVRASGLAEIEVMRAFQWLARKKIVNLSIVAKEVARLDGLGETYKKLGLPEYRLLASLKNTHAIQDLPKLSGLTQQEVAVSVGLLKTEGCISVEKGSVARIKDSQPGKAPSDLLLAKLPASISELSTDEREILKELQKRNQIVRMTLEKNVKAHLTSLGKQAAERMGESQLIEALDSVILQKKQWKDKRFRRYDVVAPVPRIYPGKKQPYRSFLDYVRRQFQSLGFTEMFGPLVEAEFWDMDALFMPQDHSARDIHSAYYVQEPRTMKINPSVLAKVRSSHEDGFNTGSLGWQYSFALEQTQRTILRTQGTACSARMLASKELQIPGKYFAIVRCFRPDIIDATHNVDFFQTEGIVVDEGLNLRHLKWLLKLFAEKFADTSTIKIKPGYFPFTEPSLELYARHPKLGWIELGGAGILRPEVVKPLTGKDISVLAWGIGIDRIGMFKLGIKDIRDLFSSDLGALRNSNAFY is encoded by the coding sequence ATGGCCTCTCAACAGATACCCGAACTCCTTGAAACACTCCATCCTCTTGAGCGCAGAGTTCTTCCCCATCTTCTGAAGGACCCCGACCTTGCATCTGTTGTCCGGGCAAGTGGCCTTGCTGAAATCGAGGTCATGCGGGCCTTCCAGTGGCTTGCTCGTAAGAAGATTGTCAATCTATCAATTGTTGCCAAAGAAGTTGCCAGGCTTGACGGCCTTGGAGAAACGTACAAGAAGCTTGGTCTTCCTGAGTACCGGCTGCTCGCATCCCTGAAGAACACCCATGCTATCCAGGACCTTCCAAAGCTTTCAGGTCTGACACAGCAAGAGGTTGCAGTGTCTGTCGGCCTGCTCAAGACAGAAGGCTGCATTTCAGTTGAGAAAGGCTCTGTGGCAAGGATTAAAGATAGCCAGCCTGGCAAGGCGCCTTCTGATCTTTTGCTTGCAAAGCTTCCTGCATCGATTTCTGAGCTAAGCACAGACGAGCGTGAGATCCTGAAAGAACTCCAGAAGCGCAACCAGATTGTGCGTATGACGCTTGAAAAGAACGTCAAGGCGCATCTCACCTCTCTCGGAAAGCAGGCTGCAGAACGGATGGGCGAAAGCCAGCTCATCGAAGCCCTGGACTCTGTTATCCTGCAGAAGAAACAGTGGAAAGACAAGCGTTTTCGGAGATATGACGTTGTGGCTCCTGTGCCCCGCATCTATCCTGGAAAAAAGCAGCCCTATAGGAGCTTCCTTGACTATGTCAGGAGGCAGTTTCAAAGCCTTGGCTTTACCGAGATGTTTGGCCCGCTTGTCGAGGCAGAGTTCTGGGATATGGATGCCTTGTTTATGCCGCAAGACCATAGCGCGAGGGACATCCATTCGGCTTACTATGTGCAGGAGCCAAGAACCATGAAGATCAACCCCTCTGTCCTTGCAAAGGTCAGGAGCAGCCACGAGGATGGATTCAACACCGGATCATTGGGATGGCAGTACTCTTTTGCTCTGGAGCAGACGCAACGCACGATCCTCAGGACCCAGGGAACCGCATGCTCTGCCAGGATGCTGGCAAGCAAAGAACTCCAGATTCCGGGAAAGTATTTTGCCATTGTGCGCTGTTTCAGGCCTGATATCATTGATGCAACCCACAATGTGGATTTTTTCCAGACTGAAGGGATTGTTGTTGATGAAGGGCTTAATCTTAGACATCTCAAATGGCTGCTGAAACTCTTTGCAGAGAAATTTGCAGATACTTCAACCATTAAGATCAAGCCGGGCTATTTTCCGTTCACCGAGCCTTCACTTGAGCTTTATGCGCGGCATCCGAAGCTTGGCTGGATAGAACTTGGGGGGGCAGGGATCCTCCGGCCTGAAGTTGTAAAGCCCCTTACAGGCAAGGACATCAGTGTCCTGGCTTGGGGGATCGGGATAGACCGCATCGGGATGTTCAAGCTTGGGATCAAGGATATCCGTGATCTGTTCAGCTCAGATCTTGGGGCTTTAAGAAACAGCAACGCCTTTTACTAA
- the pheT gene encoding phenylalanine--tRNA ligase subunit beta, whose product MPTITLIKKDLEALSGKRFSLKEIERLLEYGKGELASYDEKSDELKLEFQDTNMPYLWSAEGVSRLFRGILGKQTGLQIPRFLKSRHSIIVDPSIESIRPHIGAFVAEGAAIDEQTLQQLISLQEKLAETYGRQRRKVSLGIYKCDAITFPVTYKAADPDSVSFIPLDFNESMTLRRILHEHPKGKEYGHLVQKHSSYPLLIDSMQEVLSFPPIINSNTTGRVQPGDTKILVEATGTDYGAVQLSLIIFAFGLADRGFSLSSISVRAGSRIVQTPHIERKSLRISKDDVASLLGVALQESQIKTILERFGYGVQGMTATPPLYRKDILHPRDVIEDIAIGYGYEKLEGIPLSSYTQPLVHQLVAFIDVCRDLMIGFGFQEVQSPLLTNPLVMSDSMRLPAKDLVQLKNPMSETYSAVRNSLLPQLLEFASKNKHQGYPQSVFEEGPITSISQPSASNGPDPEHLAAVLLHDKANYTHMKQILEAFFRALGATITPAPFDHPSFIPGRCAEVVLKKRIGYFGEIHPEVLEAFAIGVPCIGFELDLSSLFSFRNRK is encoded by the coding sequence ATGCCAACTATCACCCTGATTAAGAAGGATCTCGAGGCCTTATCGGGAAAGAGGTTTTCCCTGAAGGAGATTGAGCGCCTTCTGGAATATGGGAAAGGAGAGCTCGCAAGCTATGATGAGAAAAGCGACGAGCTCAAGCTTGAGTTCCAGGACACGAATATGCCGTATCTCTGGTCAGCAGAGGGTGTTAGCAGGCTCTTTCGCGGGATTCTTGGCAAGCAGACCGGCCTGCAGATCCCACGTTTTTTGAAGAGCAGGCATAGTATCATCGTAGACCCTTCCATTGAGAGCATCAGGCCTCATATCGGAGCTTTTGTTGCAGAGGGAGCGGCCATTGATGAGCAGACGCTCCAGCAGCTTATCAGCCTTCAGGAGAAGCTTGCAGAGACCTATGGCAGGCAGCGCCGCAAGGTTTCTCTGGGCATCTACAAGTGCGATGCGATCACTTTCCCTGTTACTTACAAGGCAGCAGATCCGGATTCTGTCTCATTTATCCCTCTTGATTTCAATGAATCAATGACCTTGCGCCGCATACTCCATGAGCACCCAAAAGGCAAGGAGTACGGGCATCTGGTGCAAAAGCACAGCAGTTACCCCCTCCTTATAGATTCCATGCAGGAGGTGCTGAGCTTTCCGCCTATCATCAATTCCAATACTACTGGCAGGGTTCAGCCAGGAGACACCAAGATTCTGGTAGAAGCAACCGGAACTGATTATGGGGCTGTCCAGCTGAGCCTCATCATCTTTGCATTTGGCCTTGCTGACCGGGGGTTTTCTCTCTCCAGCATCAGCGTGCGGGCTGGATCCCGGATAGTCCAGACTCCGCACATCGAACGCAAGTCTTTGCGGATTTCAAAAGATGATGTTGCATCCCTGCTTGGCGTGGCTCTGCAAGAGAGTCAAATCAAGACCATCCTTGAACGCTTTGGCTATGGAGTGCAGGGAATGACTGCCACTCCGCCTTTGTACCGCAAGGATATCCTCCACCCAAGAGACGTCATTGAGGATATTGCGATCGGTTATGGCTATGAGAAGCTTGAGGGCATTCCATTGTCTTCGTATACACAACCTCTCGTGCATCAGCTCGTCGCTTTTATTGATGTCTGCAGGGATCTCATGATCGGATTTGGCTTTCAAGAGGTGCAGAGCCCTCTACTCACAAATCCTCTTGTTATGTCAGATTCCATGCGGCTTCCTGCGAAGGATCTCGTTCAGCTGAAGAACCCAATGTCAGAAACCTACTCAGCTGTTCGGAACTCACTCCTCCCCCAATTGCTTGAATTTGCATCAAAAAACAAGCATCAGGGATACCCACAATCCGTCTTTGAGGAAGGGCCTATCACCAGCATCAGCCAGCCTTCTGCGTCGAATGGGCCTGATCCTGAGCATCTTGCAGCAGTGCTGCTGCATGATAAGGCAAACTACACCCACATGAAGCAGATCCTTGAGGCATTCTTCCGGGCTCTCGGAGCAACAATCACCCCGGCTCCTTTTGACCACCCTTCCTTTATACCTGGAAGATGCGCTGAGGTCGTTCTTAAAAAGAGGATAGGCTATTTTGGAGAAATCCATCCCGAAGTCCTGGAAGCATTTGCTATCGGTGTTCCCTGCATCGGCTTTGAGCTCGATCTCTCTAGCCTGTTCAGCTTCAGAAATAGGAAATAA